The following proteins are co-located in the Brevibacillus laterosporus DSM 25 genome:
- a CDS encoding ABC transporter ATP-binding protein has translation MVRLHTQQLNIGYNDNLIVEDLNISLPDGKIIALVGANGSGKSTILKTMARLLKPKKGGVFLDGKSIHQQDTRKVAKDLAILPQNPVAPDGLTVEELVSYGRFPHQKGMGSMTPEDKKIVQWALGVTGIDEFATRGVDQLSGGQRQRAWIAMALAQQTDILFLDEPTTFLDMAHQLEVLQLLAKLNTEEKRTIVMVVHDLNHATRYADHVIAIKKGKVMAQGTPAEVMTHQMLWDVFGIEADIIPDPRSGVPLCIPYGLATGSASGKPKKDSGILEHSNEESSTLAVAR, from the coding sequence ATGGTTCGCTTACATACACAGCAGTTAAACATAGGTTATAACGATAATCTAATTGTAGAAGACTTAAACATATCGTTACCAGATGGAAAAATCATTGCTCTGGTCGGTGCAAATGGATCAGGTAAGTCTACCATTCTAAAAACGATGGCACGTCTTTTGAAACCGAAAAAAGGCGGAGTATTCTTGGATGGTAAATCCATTCACCAACAGGATACCCGTAAAGTAGCCAAGGATTTAGCTATTCTGCCGCAAAATCCAGTAGCTCCTGATGGACTTACTGTAGAAGAATTGGTTTCTTATGGACGCTTCCCTCATCAGAAGGGCATGGGAAGTATGACGCCTGAAGATAAAAAAATTGTGCAATGGGCATTGGGAGTTACTGGTATTGATGAATTTGCTACAAGAGGAGTCGATCAGTTGTCAGGTGGTCAACGTCAACGTGCATGGATTGCTATGGCGTTAGCGCAACAGACGGATATCCTGTTCTTGGACGAACCGACCACGTTCCTTGATATGGCTCACCAATTAGAAGTATTACAGCTACTAGCTAAATTAAATACAGAAGAGAAGCGTACGATTGTTATGGTTGTTCACGATCTGAACCATGCTACTCGTTATGCCGATCATGTTATTGCTATTAAAAAAGGAAAAGTAATGGCTCAGGGAACTCCCGCTGAGGTCATGACGCATCAAATGCTGTGGGATGTATTTGGCATTGAAGCTGACATTATTCCAGACCCTCGTAGTGGTGTGCCGCTGTGCATTCCCTATGGGTTGGCTACTGGAAGTGCTTCTGGTAAACCAAAGAAAGATAGTGGTATTTTAGAGCATTCAAATGAAGAGAGCTCTACCTTGGCTGTAGCTCGTTAA
- a CDS encoding YitT family protein: protein MRTKPYQQTFMILLGTFLLAFSYYHINFQNNLSEGGFVGLSLLGKYAFDWSPSITMLALDIPIILVAMMIKGRKFLINTIVAATSFSFFYELCERFSPLVFDFSNAMLLAVLLSGISTGFGLGLVLRFGGATGGDDILSLFISKWTGMSVGTVLLIFDVLVLLLSLFFLPVPQVLYTLLAVSIAGKVVTWTYEYGTKEKQTKLAHSAA, encoded by the coding sequence ATGAGGACAAAACCATACCAACAAACCTTCATGATTTTACTGGGAACTTTTTTATTGGCCTTTAGCTATTACCACATCAACTTTCAGAATAATTTAAGTGAAGGTGGATTTGTGGGGTTATCATTACTTGGAAAATACGCTTTTGATTGGTCGCCGTCTATTACCATGCTAGCATTAGACATTCCAATCATTTTAGTTGCAATGATGATCAAAGGACGTAAGTTTTTGATTAATACCATTGTAGCAGCGACATCTTTTTCCTTTTTCTATGAGCTATGTGAGCGTTTCTCGCCGCTAGTATTTGACTTTAGCAATGCCATGTTGCTCGCAGTCTTATTGTCTGGAATCAGCACGGGCTTCGGTCTGGGATTGGTTCTTAGATTCGGGGGAGCAACAGGTGGAGATGATATTTTATCTCTATTCATAAGTAAGTGGACGGGTATGTCAGTAGGTACCGTTTTATTAATATTTGACGTACTTGTGTTGCTGCTTTCGTTATTTTTCTTACCAGTACCTCAAGTCCTGTATACACTTTTAGCAGTCTCAATCGCTGGTAAAGTGGTTACATGGACCTACGAATACGGTACAAAAGAAAAACAAACCAAGCTGGCGCACAGTGCAGCGTAA
- a CDS encoding AEC family transporter yields the protein MALAPLFSSVGMMAVIIGIGAMIGRMKPVTADARQLLITIIINVAVPCIILNGIFHTQLNQQLLNHIFLIFFIAVGLSCFGMLLAFLFAVLCSVPMNKRKEFSFIAGLGNTGFIGLPLCVGLFGPTGGLLAAIYDAGLDLVLWTVGVMVLKGKNGFTWKDLSSIVNIPMVAIVVGMVFALMEWQPPEMVKSLTAMLSSIAAPLAMLYIGLLIPDLVVRKQQTTRALLILSLSMIVKLFLYPVIVAGLLWSFHLATEITQVTLVMAAMPTMTLASMLFAKYAADEDLGAMATVSSTIISLVTIPLVVMLGQFILSV from the coding sequence TTGGCCCTTGCACCGTTATTCTCATCTGTGGGTATGATGGCTGTCATTATTGGAATAGGGGCAATGATCGGTCGGATGAAGCCAGTCACTGCTGATGCTCGTCAATTATTGATTACCATTATTATCAACGTAGCTGTTCCATGTATTATACTCAACGGAATTTTTCACACTCAGTTGAACCAGCAACTCTTGAATCATATTTTCCTCATCTTTTTTATTGCTGTTGGTCTGAGCTGTTTTGGAATGCTTCTTGCTTTTTTATTTGCAGTCCTATGTAGTGTGCCTATGAATAAGCGGAAAGAATTTTCCTTTATCGCTGGACTTGGCAATACCGGATTTATCGGTCTTCCTTTGTGTGTTGGGTTGTTTGGGCCGACAGGGGGACTGCTAGCGGCAATCTATGATGCTGGTCTTGATCTGGTACTCTGGACTGTCGGAGTTATGGTTCTAAAGGGGAAAAATGGATTTACATGGAAAGATCTGAGTAGCATCGTGAATATTCCAATGGTGGCTATTGTAGTTGGGATGGTTTTTGCATTGATGGAATGGCAACCGCCAGAGATGGTTAAATCACTTACCGCTATGTTGTCTTCTATAGCTGCACCCTTAGCAATGCTGTACATTGGTTTATTAATTCCAGATCTGGTAGTACGTAAGCAACAAACGACGCGAGCACTCCTGATTTTAAGTCTATCTATGATTGTTAAGCTTTTCTTGTATCCAGTCATTGTTGCTGGCCTACTTTGGAGTTTTCACTTAGCGACAGAGATTACCCAAGTAACTTTGGTGATGGCAGCAATGCCTACCATGACGCTAGCCTCCATGTTATTTGCCAAATATGCGGCTGATGAAGATTTAGGAGCGATGGCGACGGTTAGTTCAACGATTATCAGCTTGGTTACCATTCCTTTGGTCGTTATGTTAGGTCAATTTATCTTGTCTGTATAA
- a CDS encoding FUSC family protein, with translation MVQRSMNWCARFGLTFHVCKTVLASGLSLLIASLLFGNHFAYFAPLAAVLTMQLTIADTLEKGIYRVIGIIGGVISSIIILPHFENGILGLVLVLLVGMGTATALGLNPQIISQIGVSSVMVMTFQQMQGYSTGRILETIIGALVAVFIQMVIRPENYVPTVQRKHAESCKQLAHTLTIMATALNSHSGKTDTPIVEPASLLKWNNELEASLVHAKKSLKYNVFCRKDLNTLYHLEQQIDSVQKMLISICSILYTAQELKYLPTLRHTLDQPLLDASAAISTYGAFVANPSTEAHQELMSLLYRIKQQQSQQFVTSIETAGISSLREVGCLYAEINRMIVEMEYSAHVWESSTASKDCDDKRRQQMYAYKA, from the coding sequence ATGGTGCAGCGCAGTATGAATTGGTGCGCTCGCTTTGGTCTCACGTTTCATGTGTGTAAAACCGTATTAGCATCCGGCTTGTCATTGTTGATCGCCTCATTATTGTTTGGCAATCATTTTGCCTACTTTGCTCCGCTTGCTGCGGTATTAACCATGCAACTTACCATTGCAGATACTCTGGAGAAGGGGATTTATCGCGTAATTGGCATCATTGGAGGAGTTATCTCTAGTATTATTATTCTTCCTCACTTTGAAAATGGGATACTAGGTCTCGTTCTTGTTCTATTAGTAGGTATGGGCACAGCTACCGCTCTAGGCTTGAATCCACAGATTATTTCACAAATCGGCGTTAGTTCTGTGATGGTAATGACCTTTCAGCAAATGCAAGGTTATTCAACTGGACGGATTTTAGAAACCATTATTGGAGCGCTCGTGGCCGTTTTTATTCAAATGGTTATTCGGCCGGAGAACTATGTTCCTACAGTTCAAAGGAAACACGCCGAGTCATGTAAGCAATTAGCTCATACATTAACAATAATGGCAACTGCATTAAATAGTCACTCTGGTAAAACAGATACTCCCATAGTAGAACCAGCCTCTCTTTTAAAATGGAATAATGAACTCGAAGCTTCATTAGTACATGCAAAAAAAAGCCTAAAATATAATGTATTTTGTCGGAAAGACCTTAACACACTCTATCATCTGGAACAACAAATTGATTCCGTTCAAAAGATGCTGATCTCTATATGTAGTATCTTGTATACTGCTCAGGAATTAAAATATCTCCCCACTCTCCGTCATACTCTTGACCAACCTTTGCTTGATGCTAGTGCCGCCATTTCGACATATGGTGCCTTTGTTGCAAATCCGTCCACAGAGGCTCATCAGGAGTTAATGAGTCTGTTATACAGGATAAAACAACAACAATCTCAACAGTTCGTCACATCGATAGAGACAGCTGGTATCTCCTCTTTACGAGAGGTTGGCTGTCTGTACGCAGAAATAAATCGTATGATCGTTGAGATGGAGTATTCTGCTCATGTATGGGAGTCATCCACCGCTTCCAAAGACTGCGATGACAAGCGCCGTCAACAAATGTACGCATACAAAGCATAG